The proteins below come from a single Eucalyptus grandis isolate ANBG69807.140 chromosome 3, ASM1654582v1, whole genome shotgun sequence genomic window:
- the LOC104438313 gene encoding venom phosphodiesterase encodes MGSDKQPTNLDQEEDPPNPSTALLSFDTDSADESTKPKASAAQRPAATVVLVSLILVTCVAVSAAGAFAFLFFSRPSPSAPAASSAAPAAAAPAASKASSSDSDSIETTARPLKKLQKPVVLLISSDGFRFGYQFKTATPNIGRLIANGTEAEAGLIPVFPTLTFPNHYSIVTGLYPAFHGIINNHFVDPHNGDTFNMGSHDPKWWLGEPLWETVVNHGLKAATYFWPGSEVNKGSWTCPEGYCRFYNGSVPFEERVDTVLKYFDMPSSEMPVFMTLYFEDPDHQGHQVGPDDPQITEAVANIDRMIGRLIEGLEKRGVFEDVNIIMVGDHGMVGTCDKKLIFLDDLKSWIDIPANWVQSHSPLLAIRPPSGVSPADVVQKMNEGLRSGKVMNGQYLKVYLKEDLPSRLHYVASDRIPPIIGLIDEGFKVEQKRTKHQECGGAHGYDNDIFSMRTIFIGHGPEFARGQKVPSFENVQIYNVVTSILKIQGAANNGTASFASSILLPSP; translated from the coding sequence ATGGGTTCCGACAAGCAACCCACGAATCTCGACCAGGAGGAAGACCCGCCGAACCCATCAACCGCTCTCCTCTCGTTCGACACCGACTCGGCCGACGAGTCGACGAAACCGAAGGCCTCGGCGGCTCAGAGGCCTGCGGCCACCGTCGTCCTCGTCTCTCTCATCCTCGTCACTTGCGTCGCGGTCTCCGCCGCCGGCGCCTTCGCGTTCCTGTTCTTCTCTAGACCTTCGCCTTCCGCTCCTGCCGCGTCCTCTGCGGCGCCGGCGGCAGCGGCGCCTGCGGCGTCGAAGGCGTCGAGTTCCGATTCCGATTCGATCGAAACCACGGCTCGCCCTCTCAAGAAGCTGCAGAAGCCGGTGGTTCTTCTGATCTCGTCCGATGGGTTCCGGTTCGGGTACCAATTCAAGACCGCGACCCCGAACATCGGCCGGCTGATCGCGAACGGGACCGAGGCCGAAGCGGGCCTGATTCCGGTATTCCCTACTCTAACTTTCCCTAATCATTACTCCATTGTCACTGGCTTGTACCCTGCTTTTCATGGCATCATCAATAACCACTTTGTGGATCCTCATAATGGGGACACCTTCAACATGGGTAGTCATGACCCCAAGTGGTGGCTCGGCGAGCCGCTGTGGGAGACCGTGGTGAATCATGGGTTGAAGGCCGCCACTTACTTTTGGCCAGGGTCCGAGGTTAATAAGGGATCCTGGACTTGCCCTGAGGGTTACTGCCGGTTTTACAATGGCTCGGTGCCGTTCGAGGAGCGGGTCGATACAGTTTTGAAGTATTTCGACATGCCTAGTAGCGAGATGCCTGTGTTCATGACCCTGTATTTCGAGGATCCTGATCATCAGGGTCATCAGGTTGGGCCTGACGATCCTCAGATCACCGAGGCGGTTGCTAATATTGATAGGATGATTGGGAGGTTGATCGAGGGTCTAGAGAAGAGAGGGGTTTTCGAGGATGTTAATATAATCATGGTTGGTGATCATGGGATGGTTGGGACTTGTGATAAAAAGCTGATCTTCTTGGATGATTTGAAATCTTGGATTGATATCCCGGCAAATTGGGTGCAATCTCACTCTCCGTTGCTGGCGATCCGTCCGCCTTCGGGTGTGTCACCAGCAGATGTCGTTCAGAAGATGAACGAGGGATTGAGATCGGGCAAAGTTATGAATGGACAGTATTTGAAGGTGTATCTCAAGGAAGACTTGCCAAGTAGGCTTCATTATGTGGCGAGTGATCGGATTCCGCCCATAATAGGGTTGATCGATGAGGGATTCAAGGTGGAACAGAAGAGAACAAAGCACCAGGAATGTGGAGGAGCGCACGGCTATGACAATGATATCTTCTCCATGAGGACAATCTTCATTGGTCATGGTCCTGAGTTCGCTAGGGGGCAAAAAGTCCCATCTTTTGAAAACGTTCAGATATACAACGTGGTCACTTCAATTTTGAAGATACAGGGTGCTGCAAATAATGGAACTGCTTCTTTTGCGAGCTCTATTCTTTTGCCTAGCCCGTGA
- the LOC104438312 gene encoding thioredoxin-like 2, chloroplastic, whose amino-acid sequence MADVLGSPSLYTRRLSSSPSVSFPALVNSVVPPKRILSVASCSIGDFSPLAFRPRKQFNSLKVHAAITETDQPKWWEKNAGPNMVDIHSTQEFLSALSQAGDRLVIVEFYGTWCASCRALFPKLCKTAQEHPEILFLKVNFDENKPMCKSLNVKVLPYFHFYRGTNCQVESFSCSLAKFQKIKDAVEKHSAAWSSTGPPKGVGDLNLEVGSLLKDNQTGSSSF is encoded by the exons ATGGCGGATGTTCTGGGGTCGCCGTCTCTGTACACTCGCCGGCTCTCCAGTTCGCCGTCGGTGTCTTTCCCGGCTCTTGTTAATTCCGTCGTCCCACCGAAGAGGATTTTGTCGGTCGCGAGTTGCTCGATCGGTGATTTCTCGCCGCTCGCGTTCAGACCCAGAAAGCAGTTTAACTCTTTGAAG GTGCATGCTGCTATTACTGAAACTGATCAGCCAAAATGGTGGGAGAAGAATGCAGGACCAAATATGGTCGATATTCATTCTACACAAGAATTTCTGAGTGCTTTAAGTCAAGCTGGAGATAGACTAGTAATTGTTGAATTTTATGGAACTTGGTGTGCTTCTTGCCGAGCATTATTTCCAAAG CTCTGCAAGACAGCTCAAGAACACCCTGAGATTTTATTCTTGAAAGTTAATTTCGATGAGAATAAGCCAATGTGCAAGAGCTTGAATGTTAAGGTGCTGCCGTATTTCCACTTCTATCGTGGCACTAATTGTCAGGTGGAGTCCTTTTCATGTTCCCTTGCTAAG TTTCAGAAGATAAAGGATGCAGTTGAAAAGCACAGCGCAGCTTGGAGCAGCACTGGCCCGCCAAAGGGAGTTGGAGATCTCAATCTTGAAGTTGGGTCTCTTCTGAAGGACAATCAAACAGGATCTAGTTCATTCTAG
- the LOC104438311 gene encoding uncharacterized protein At4g29660, whose translation MTSYLWRKYADYLYTKWEKNILWTMVDPYRRPKSFTPLVAIYTAAFYTGVVGAAITEQLYKEKYWEDHPGQEVPLMMPKFYKGPWRVYRGEAIQTDK comes from the exons ATGACGAGTTATCTATGGAGGAAGTATGCGGATTACTTGTACACCAAGTGGGAAAAGAACATCTTGTGGACCATGGTCGATCCGTATCGACGGCCTAAATCTTTCACACCTCTGGTCGCCATCTATACTGCTGCTTTTTATACTGGTGTCGTTGGGGCGGCAATAACTGAGCAACTGTACAAG GAGAAGTACTGGGAAGATCATCCTGGGCAAGAGGTTCCTCTCATGATGCCAAAGTTTTACAAGGGACCCTGGAGGGTGTACAGAGGCGAGGCCATTCAGACAGACAAGTGA
- the LOC104440373 gene encoding PRA1 family protein F2, translating into MTTYGTIPSASSPLPSSNLEFISHAKARIRTGLATRQPWKEMFRLSAMAPPDGLGASVGRIQTNVAVFRMNYAVIVLTILFLSLLWHPVSLIAFMVMMILWLFLYFLRDQPLILFGREIDDRVVMTTLFVCTILALSFTHATDNIIVALFIGVMVIVVHGALRGTDDLLVDDDRQAAGSGGGDALNPQFRDPMYSLS; encoded by the coding sequence ATGACAACTTATGGAACCATACCATCAGCTTCGTCACCCCTGCCATCGTCCAACCTCGAGTTCATCTCCCATGCCAAGGCGCGGATCAGGACCGGCCTCGCCACCCGCCAGCCATGGAAGGAGATGTTCCGGCTCTCCGCCATGGCCCCTCCGGATGGCCTCGGCGCATCCGTCGGGCGGATCCAAACGAACGTCGCGGTCTTCCGCATGAACTACGCTGTCATCGTGCTCACGATCCTCTTCCTGAGCCTGCTGTGGCATCCCGTGTCGCTGATCGCGTTCATGGTGATGATGATCTTGTGGCTGTTCCTGTACTTCCTGCGGGATCAACCGCTGATCTTGTTCGGCCGGGAGATCGACGACCGGGTGGTGATGACCACGTTGTTCGTGTGCACCATCCTGGCGCTGTCCTTCACTCATGCGACCGATAACATAATCGTGGCGCTGTTTATCGGAGTCATGGTGATCGTAGTGCATGGAGCATTGAGGGGGACGGACGATCTGCTGGTGGATGACGATCGACAagccgccggatccggcggcggAGACGCCTTGAATCCGCAGTTTCGGGATCCTATGTATTCTTTGTCTTAG
- the LOC104438310 gene encoding tetraspanin-2: MGVSNKLTALLNFVALLSSIVIIGAGFWLSSKADNQCTHYFRWPVLILGILLLLVSLCGFVGAFWNKKGFLVFYLFCMALLIILILILLVFAFVVTRPDGSYSVPGRAYKEYRLGGFSSWLRDHLTDSGNWGKIRSCIAESDVCMKLDQEYVTADQFFAAHISPLESGCCKPPTVCGYTYTNPTMWMNPVNPNADPDCFLWSNDQTQLCYNCNSCKAGLLGNLRSEWRKANVILIVAVVILIWVYLIACCALRNVQTEELFQRYKM; encoded by the exons ATGGGTGTGAGCAACAAACTCACAGCGCTGCTCAACTTCGTAGCCCTCCTCAGCTCAATTGTCATAATTGGTGCAGGCTTCTGGCTTTCCTCAAAGGCAGACAACCAGTGTACCCACTACTTCAGATGGCCAGTCCTCATCCTGGGCATTCTGCTTTTGCTAGTCTCTCTGTGTGGCTTCGTCGGTGCTTTCTGGAACAAGAAAGGGTTCTTGGTCTTCTACCTCTTCTGTATGGCACTGCTTATAATCCTCATCCTTATACTCCTGGTGTTTGCCTTCGTGGTGACAAGGCCTGATGGTAGCTACTCTGTGCCTGGGAGAGCGTACAAAGAGTACAGGCTTGGTGGGTTCTCTTCTTGGTTGAGGGACCATCTGACAGATTCTGGGAATTGGGGAAAGATCAGGAGTTGTATTGCTGAGTCTGATGTTTGTATGAAGTTGGATCAGGAGTACGTGACTGCTGATCAGTTCTTTGCTGCTCATATCTCCCCTCTTGAG TCTGGGTGCTGCAAGCCACCAACGGTGTGTGGCTACACATACACGAACCCAACAATGTGGATGAACCCGGTGAACCCCAATGCAGACCCAGATTGCTTCCTGTGGAGCAATGACCAGACCCAACTCTGTTACAATTGCAATTCATGCAAGGCTGGTCTCCTGGGCAACCTGAGGAGTGAATGGAGGAAGGCCAATGTCATCCTAATTGTCGCCGTGGTCATCCTCATCTGGGTTTACCTCATCGCCTGCTGCGCCCTCCGGAATGTGCAGACTGAAGAGCTCTTCCAACGCTACAAGATGTAG